In the Alkaliphilus oremlandii OhILAs genome, one interval contains:
- the purR gene encoding pur operon repressor codes for MGRLKRNERIAAIVKILSDNPNRTFTLSYFSDLFQSAKSTISEDIVVTKQAMEKANLAKIETITGAAGGVRLIPTTTAEKNQKILTELCHRLKEKDRILPGGFLYMIDVLYSPHLIHSLGEVFACQFDYSEVDYVVTVETKGIPIALMVAKAMNLPLIILRHENKVTEGSTVSINYISGSSGKMQRMSLSRRAIKPKSKVILIDDFMKAGGTAKGMVDMMKEFDAEVVGMGVLIGTKEPEKKLVSDYIPLLILEDVNEEKGEIQIYPNQNLIL; via the coding sequence GTGGGAAGACTAAAAAGAAACGAACGAATTGCAGCTATTGTGAAAATATTGAGTGATAACCCCAACCGAACATTTACACTGAGCTATTTTAGCGACCTTTTTCAATCTGCAAAATCAACCATCAGTGAAGATATTGTCGTAACAAAGCAAGCCATGGAAAAGGCAAATTTGGCAAAGATAGAAACCATAACAGGAGCTGCTGGCGGTGTTCGCCTGATTCCTACCACCACAGCGGAAAAAAACCAAAAAATACTGACAGAGCTGTGTCATAGGCTGAAAGAAAAAGACCGAATCCTACCCGGTGGTTTTTTATATATGATCGATGTCCTATATTCTCCACATCTCATTCATAGCTTAGGAGAGGTTTTTGCCTGCCAGTTTGATTATAGTGAAGTGGATTACGTAGTTACAGTGGAAACGAAAGGGATTCCCATCGCCTTGATGGTAGCAAAAGCCATGAATCTCCCGCTGATCATCCTAAGACATGAGAACAAGGTAACAGAAGGCTCTACCGTGAGCATTAATTATATTTCAGGCTCCTCTGGAAAAATGCAGCGCATGTCCCTTTCAAGAAGAGCGATTAAGCCGAAGTCCAAGGTTATTCTCATCGACGACTTTATGAAAGCAGGAGGAACCGCCAAGGGAATGGTGGACATGATGAAGGAGTTCGATGCAGAGGTGGTGGGCATGGGCGTTCTCATCGGCACCAAAGAGCCGGAGAAAAAGCTGGTCAGCGATTATATTCCACTTTTGATTTTAGAGGATGTAAACGAGGAAAAGGGCGAGATTCAAATCTATCCCAATCAAAATCTAATACTGTAA
- a CDS encoding ribose-phosphate diphosphokinase has product MNMSGSEVKIFSGNSNQDLARKIAESIGLPLGNATVSTFSDGEISVNIEETVRGTDVFVVQPTCPPVNDNLMELLILIDAFKRASAGRVTAVLPYYGYARQDRKAKARDPITAKLVADILTSAGADRILTMDLHAAQIQGYFDIPVDHLLGVPILAKYFKEKNIEDLVVVSPDLGSVTRARNFANHLDAPIAIIDKRRPKANVAEVMNIIGDIEGKNVILIDDMIDTAGTIAQGADALKKFGAKEVYACCTHPILSGPAIERIQNSVIKELIVTDTVPLSPEKMIDKIQVISVAPVFGEAIQRIYKNISVSKLFD; this is encoded by the coding sequence ATGAATATGAGTGGAAGCGAAGTTAAAATCTTTAGTGGGAATTCGAATCAAGATTTAGCACGAAAAATTGCAGAATCTATAGGATTACCTTTAGGAAATGCAACCGTATCAACTTTTAGTGACGGGGAAATATCTGTAAATATTGAGGAAACTGTAAGGGGAACCGATGTTTTCGTGGTTCAGCCCACATGTCCGCCAGTAAACGATAATTTAATGGAGTTATTAATCCTAATCGACGCTTTTAAAAGAGCTTCTGCAGGAAGAGTAACGGCAGTGCTACCTTACTACGGATATGCAAGACAAGATCGCAAGGCAAAGGCAAGAGATCCAATTACAGCAAAGCTTGTCGCAGATATTTTGACATCAGCCGGTGCAGATAGAATTCTAACTATGGATTTACATGCTGCTCAGATTCAAGGATATTTTGATATTCCAGTGGATCATCTTTTAGGAGTACCAATCCTAGCTAAATACTTTAAAGAGAAAAATATAGAGGACCTTGTAGTAGTTTCACCGGACTTAGGAAGTGTAACGAGAGCTAGAAACTTCGCAAACCACTTAGATGCACCGATTGCCATTATCGATAAGAGAAGACCGAAGGCAAACGTAGCAGAAGTAATGAATATCATAGGGGATATCGAAGGTAAAAATGTTATTTTAATCGACGATATGATCGATACTGCAGGTACAATTGCCCAGGGAGCAGATGCCCTTAAGAAATTTGGTGCGAAGGAAGTGTATGCTTGCTGCACACACCCAATACTGTCAGGACCAGCGATCGAGAGAATCCAAAATTCTGTCATAAAAGAGCTGATCGTAACCGATACAGTACCACTATCTCCAGAGAAGATGATTGACAAAATTCAAGTAATATCCGTTGCACCAGTATTTGGAGAAGCAATTCAGAGAATCTATAAGAACATTTCAGTAAGCAAATTATTTGATTAA
- a CDS encoding AAA family ATPase, which yields MGQRAKAKEIIENMKKVIIGKDGVLENVMVCFLARGHLLIEDVPGLGKTTLVKALAKSVDLTYGRIQFTPDLMPSDITGITIYNKQKEDFIFRKGPIFNQVILADEINRTSPKTQSSLLQGLEEGQVSVEDVTYNLEQPFIVLATQNPIEHYGTFPLPEAQLDRFLMKISIGYPSAEEEKEIIRNSSNYKDLKHIRAVATKEELLKMQEEVDRIYVSEDVLDYITNIVAATREEKSIQLGASPRASIDLFRASKALAYIKGREFVIPDDVKKLAPSILNHRIVLSIEAKMEGKKAEEVIGFLLKNIYIPVVSKNDR from the coding sequence ATGGGACAGAGAGCAAAGGCAAAAGAGATTATAGAAAATATGAAAAAGGTCATCATAGGAAAGGACGGAGTTTTAGAAAATGTAATGGTATGCTTTCTAGCGCGAGGGCATTTATTAATAGAGGATGTACCGGGACTAGGGAAGACTACATTGGTAAAGGCATTGGCAAAAAGTGTGGACCTTACTTATGGAAGAATACAGTTTACACCGGATTTAATGCCTTCAGACATTACTGGGATCACAATTTACAATAAGCAGAAAGAGGATTTTATATTTAGAAAGGGCCCCATCTTTAACCAAGTGATACTGGCCGACGAGATCAACCGTACATCACCCAAAACACAATCCAGTTTACTGCAAGGATTGGAAGAGGGACAGGTATCCGTTGAGGATGTCACATACAATTTAGAGCAGCCCTTCATAGTTTTAGCGACGCAAAATCCTATTGAGCATTATGGAACATTTCCCCTTCCAGAAGCCCAGCTGGATCGTTTTTTAATGAAGATATCCATCGGATATCCATCTGCCGAAGAGGAAAAGGAGATTATAAGGAACTCTTCCAATTACAAGGATTTAAAGCATATCCGTGCTGTAGCTACCAAGGAAGAATTGCTTAAAATGCAGGAAGAAGTGGATCGGATCTATGTCAGTGAAGATGTGCTGGACTATATCACCAATATTGTGGCGGCTACGAGAGAAGAAAAGTCGATCCAGCTTGGGGCTAGCCCTAGAGCTTCCATCGACCTGTTTCGAGCATCGAAGGCTCTTGCCTATATCAAAGGAAGAGAATTTGTCATTCCAGACGATGTAAAGAAATTGGCGCCCTCTATCTTAAACCATCGGATCGTATTATCCATAGAGGCGAAGATGGAAGGCAAGAAAGCAGAAGAGGTGATCGGCTTCCTATTAAAAAATATATACATACCAGTGGTGAGCAAGAATGATCGATAA
- the glmU gene encoding bifunctional UDP-N-acetylglucosamine diphosphorylase/glucosamine-1-phosphate N-acetyltransferase GlmU, translating to MKLKAIILAAGAGTRMKSKLPKVLHKVCGRTMLNHVIDVAKGSMVQECIVVVGHGAEDVKESLTPDVKTVLQKEQLGTGHALMMAEPYIDDGTILVLCGDGPLITEETLNRTVAYHREGNFKATVLTTDLANPKGLGRIVRNAEGQLEKIVEEKDATEEEKAIIEVNSGIYCFDGEILKEALPKLKNENAQKEYYLTDILSIIRNMGFGVGVYKLEEYEEIMAVNSREQLADVEAIMRRRIAKKHMANGVTIMNPEHVYIEKTVTIGADTILYPGVILTGNTVIGEDCIIGQNSRIEDTIIGDGVEVQSSTIIHSKVGNFTHIGPYAYLRPNSNIGEHVKIGDFVEVKNSNIGDHSKASHLAYIGDADVGQNVNIGCGVVFVNYDGKNKHRTTVEDNSFVGSNSNLIAPVTVKESGYVACGSTITKDVPEGSLAVARARQENKEGWTKRKGLLKK from the coding sequence GTGAAACTAAAAGCGATTATTCTTGCAGCAGGTGCAGGGACAAGAATGAAATCTAAGCTGCCGAAGGTACTCCACAAGGTTTGTGGTCGAACAATGCTGAACCATGTAATCGATGTTGCAAAAGGTTCTATGGTCCAAGAATGCATCGTCGTTGTTGGACACGGAGCAGAGGATGTAAAAGAAAGCCTCACTCCAGATGTGAAAACTGTACTGCAGAAGGAGCAATTGGGTACAGGACATGCACTGATGATGGCAGAACCGTACATTGACGATGGTACGATTTTAGTTCTCTGTGGAGATGGTCCCCTGATAACAGAGGAAACCTTGAATAGAACCGTAGCATACCACAGAGAAGGAAATTTTAAGGCCACTGTACTCACTACCGATCTTGCCAATCCCAAGGGCTTGGGCAGGATTGTAAGAAATGCAGAAGGGCAATTAGAAAAAATAGTGGAAGAAAAAGATGCTACAGAGGAAGAAAAAGCTATAATTGAAGTTAATTCGGGTATCTATTGTTTTGATGGGGAAATATTAAAAGAAGCACTTCCTAAGCTAAAAAATGAGAATGCCCAAAAAGAGTATTATTTAACGGACATCCTATCGATTATTCGAAATATGGGTTTCGGTGTAGGCGTATACAAACTAGAAGAATACGAAGAAATTATGGCTGTGAACTCTAGGGAACAGCTGGCAGACGTTGAGGCCATCATGCGAAGACGAATCGCTAAAAAGCATATGGCAAACGGTGTAACCATTATGAATCCAGAGCATGTATACATAGAAAAAACCGTCACCATCGGTGCGGACACCATCTTGTATCCAGGCGTCATATTAACAGGCAATACAGTAATCGGAGAGGACTGCATCATTGGACAGAATAGCCGTATCGAAGATACGATCATTGGAGATGGCGTCGAAGTTCAGAGCTCTACGATCATCCATAGTAAGGTGGGGAATTTTACCCATATCGGACCTTATGCCTATTTAAGACCGAACAGCAACATCGGTGAACATGTAAAAATTGGAGATTTTGTTGAAGTTAAAAATTCTAACATCGGCGATCATTCCAAGGCATCCCATTTGGCCTACATCGGAGATGCAGATGTTGGACAGAATGTAAATATTGGATGTGGTGTTGTTTTTGTGAACTATGATGGCAAGAACAAACATCGAACGACGGTAGAGGACAATTCCTTCGTCGGTAGCAATTCCAACTTAATAGCACCCGTAACAGTGAAGGAATCTGGCTATGTAGCCTGTGGATCAACCATTACAAAGGATGTACCAGAAGGTAGTCTTGCAGTGGCCCGTGCACGCCAAGAAAACAAAGAGGGCTGGACAAAGAGAAAAGGCTTATTGAAGAAGTAA
- a CDS encoding LCP family protein yields the protein MKIFWKVFGVAFLSFVVLFSALTGMFNTYMKENESNNLPVVIEENGNEHIDEEELDEFTKLVKSSDRVNFILLGLEGPRSDMMMFLSFDPKEKKLDGISIPRDTYLVREGYPRSDQKKINAAYGAHGASGVKTVISSLLHDVPVDHYITITYKGVAAIVDSIGGVPVTIPKLMDYDDPYDSPPLHIYFEPGNYVLKGADSVKFLRYRKPNKGVDALDRDGDIGRIQAQQEFMKSAMKKVLGPKLPNAVGTAFKHVKTDIDLQDAMKLATSAAGLKLDSVNIHVMPGEAKLTNGVWYFYHDSKALKDLLTEIYSGESQIVESGPKTNNTGN from the coding sequence ATGAAGATATTCTGGAAGGTGTTTGGTGTAGCCTTTCTTTCCTTTGTTGTATTATTTAGTGCCCTCACTGGGATGTTCAACACCTATATGAAGGAAAACGAATCAAATAATTTGCCCGTTGTGATAGAGGAAAATGGAAATGAGCATATAGACGAAGAGGAATTAGATGAGTTTACAAAGCTAGTAAAATCCAGCGATCGAGTAAACTTCATATTGTTGGGACTAGAAGGTCCAAGAAGTGATATGATGATGTTTCTATCCTTCGATCCCAAAGAAAAGAAATTGGACGGGATCTCCATTCCTCGAGACACTTATTTAGTAAGAGAGGGCTACCCGAGATCCGATCAGAAGAAAATCAATGCAGCTTATGGTGCTCACGGTGCCAGTGGTGTTAAAACTGTAATCAGCAGCTTGCTACACGATGTTCCGGTGGATCATTATATTACCATTACCTACAAAGGGGTGGCAGCAATTGTAGATTCCATCGGCGGCGTTCCTGTGACCATACCGAAGCTCATGGACTACGACGACCCTTACGATAGTCCACCACTGCACATTTATTTTGAACCAGGAAACTATGTGTTAAAGGGAGCCGATAGTGTGAAGTTCCTAAGATATAGAAAGCCGAACAAAGGCGTTGATGCATTAGACAGAGATGGGGATATTGGTAGAATACAGGCGCAGCAAGAATTTATGAAATCTGCCATGAAGAAGGTCCTAGGACCGAAGCTACCCAATGCAGTTGGTACAGCATTTAAGCATGTAAAGACCGATATCGATCTACAGGATGCCATGAAGCTTGCAACCAGTGCGGCAGGCCTAAAGCTCGATAGCGTAAACATCCATGTAATGCCGGGAGAGGCAAAACTCACAAACGGTGTATGGTATTTCTACCATGATTCAAAGGCATTAAAGGATCTTCTGACAGAGATCTACTCAGGAGAAAGCCAAATCGTAGAGAGTGGACCAAAAACAAACAATACAGGAAATTAA
- the murC gene encoding UDP-N-acetylmuramate--L-alanine ligase, which translates to MTTIDMNQDLGKHIHLIGIGGISMSAIAEILLNQGYRVSGSDMNDSNIINKLRAHGAEIFIGHNEDNVKDPDLVVYTAAIKEHNPERMAAKERNIPQIDRAEMLGIIMKNYKKAIAVSGSHGKTTTTSLISLIMEYSNLDPTIMVGGELDEIGGNIKIGNSEHFITEACEYVESFLKFYPFIGIILNIDEDHLDYFKDLNHIKEAFRKFINLIPQEGFLIANGDDANVQEILHSIECNLITYGLDSSNTFVARNISFTNDGYPIFTVDFKGESMGTFELNIPGKHNIYNALASIATAYLLGVEPSEIQNHIKKFRGIHRRFDILGEVKGCKIVDDYAHHPVEISATLEAAKNYPHNKIWCVFQPHTFSRTKALLEDFSRSFTNADHIIITDIYAAREQDTGEVHSEILANMIQKNNMHSQVRYMKDFEDIAAYIYDHMEPGDLVLTMGAGNVYQIGQKILQRHNE; encoded by the coding sequence GTGACGACGATTGATATGAACCAAGACTTAGGTAAACATATACATTTAATTGGAATCGGTGGTATTAGTATGAGTGCCATTGCTGAAATTCTGCTAAACCAAGGTTATCGCGTTTCTGGTTCTGATATGAATGATTCCAATATCATCAATAAATTGAGAGCCCATGGTGCTGAAATTTTTATCGGCCATAACGAGGACAATGTGAAAGATCCAGACTTAGTCGTATATACTGCGGCGATTAAGGAGCACAATCCAGAGCGTATGGCTGCAAAGGAGCGGAACATCCCGCAAATCGATCGAGCAGAAATGCTGGGCATCATCATGAAAAATTACAAAAAAGCCATTGCCGTTTCCGGAAGCCACGGAAAAACAACAACGACTTCTTTAATCTCTCTGATTATGGAATATTCCAATCTGGACCCAACCATAATGGTAGGCGGAGAGCTGGATGAAATTGGCGGCAATATTAAAATCGGCAATAGTGAGCATTTCATCACAGAAGCCTGTGAATATGTGGAAAGCTTTTTAAAGTTCTACCCTTTCATCGGTATTATTTTAAATATTGACGAAGATCATCTGGACTATTTTAAAGATCTGAACCATATCAAAGAAGCCTTTCGTAAATTCATAAATCTAATTCCACAGGAAGGCTTTTTAATCGCCAATGGAGATGATGCCAACGTGCAGGAAATCCTTCACTCTATTGAATGCAACCTTATTACATACGGACTGGACAGTAGCAATACTTTCGTAGCAAGAAACATATCTTTTACCAATGATGGATATCCCATCTTTACAGTGGACTTTAAAGGAGAAAGCATGGGGACATTCGAACTGAATATTCCTGGCAAACACAATATCTACAATGCCTTAGCTTCCATTGCTACTGCTTACTTATTGGGTGTTGAACCTTCTGAAATCCAAAACCATATTAAAAAGTTTAGAGGAATCCATCGACGCTTCGATATTTTAGGAGAGGTGAAAGGCTGTAAAATAGTAGATGATTATGCCCACCATCCAGTAGAAATCAGCGCTACATTGGAAGCCGCAAAAAATTATCCCCATAATAAAATATGGTGTGTCTTCCAGCCTCATACCTTCAGCCGCACCAAGGCTTTGTTAGAGGATTTTTCTAGGTCCTTTACCAATGCAGACCATATCATCATAACGGACATCTACGCTGCTCGGGAACAGGATACGGGAGAAGTGCACAGTGAAATTTTAGCCAATATGATTCAAAAAAATAATATGCACAGCCAGGTTCGCTATATGAAGGATTTCGAGGACATTGCAGCTTATATCTACGATCATATGGAGCCGGGGGATTTGGTTCTAACCATGGGGGCGGGGAACGTCTATCAAATTGGTCAAAAAATACTACAGCGACATAATGAATAA
- a CDS encoding DUF58 domain-containing protein → MIDKIKFLLLLFPVAFYAMSVGGKIPYFLLYTMGALLLMPIIHGIIGILTIKAEVYVDDHTVHAGDTVDLSYQIYSRFPLPFPNIQLEDGISATLTGEKPPLERYALNSREAYTKHIKIHCKRRGDYTVGYFKITIGDIFHFFRFNKRIEVPLNLRVYPRVVDIHKVLIQPKMSLGEILINNLLFQDYTEISGLKRYEPGDSIKKIHWKASAKQEETLVKSFEMKGETNLVLFINASLESYREDTHGFLEDLAVETSLSIANYCLRKGIRVSLCYEKGGALVYLEGNHLSDFKKLMEELVTFHPTGTIDFAEQISKYTTGLPSGTTVIFITPEIDKEIGINSIYLKRKGIHGEYILLQNMEASGAEQELNKIRKRLGGEGIKVYGIGRTEDLSMGLGVYYESGA, encoded by the coding sequence ATGATCGATAAGATAAAATTCCTACTATTATTATTTCCCGTAGCATTTTATGCAATGAGTGTCGGTGGCAAAATCCCTTATTTTTTGCTGTATACCATGGGGGCTCTTCTTTTAATGCCCATCATTCATGGAATCATCGGAATACTCACCATTAAAGCGGAGGTTTATGTGGATGACCATACGGTTCACGCAGGAGATACCGTAGACCTGTCCTATCAGATCTATAGCAGGTTTCCTTTGCCCTTTCCAAATATTCAATTGGAGGATGGCATCAGTGCCACCCTTACTGGAGAGAAACCACCTCTTGAGCGGTATGCTCTAAACAGCAGAGAAGCTTACACTAAGCATATAAAAATTCACTGTAAACGTCGAGGAGACTATACCGTCGGTTATTTTAAAATCACCATAGGCGATATCTTTCATTTTTTCAGATTTAATAAAAGAATTGAGGTGCCCCTCAACCTTCGTGTCTATCCGAGGGTAGTGGATATCCACAAGGTATTGATTCAGCCCAAAATGTCCTTGGGAGAAATTTTAATCAACAATCTGCTCTTTCAGGACTATACGGAAATATCCGGCTTAAAGCGCTATGAGCCAGGAGATAGTATTAAAAAAATCCATTGGAAGGCATCTGCCAAGCAAGAGGAAACTCTGGTAAAGAGCTTTGAGATGAAGGGGGAGACCAATCTGGTTCTATTCATCAACGCCTCTTTAGAAAGCTATCGAGAGGATACCCATGGGTTCCTTGAAGATCTGGCAGTGGAAACATCCCTATCCATTGCAAATTATTGCCTGAGAAAGGGAATTCGGGTTTCCTTATGTTATGAAAAAGGCGGAGCGCTAGTGTACTTAGAAGGAAACCATCTATCGGATTTCAAAAAACTTATGGAAGAATTGGTGACCTTCCATCCTACTGGAACGATTGACTTTGCAGAGCAAATTTCTAAATACACCACAGGGCTCCCTTCTGGTACAACGGTAATTTTTATTACGCCGGAAATCGATAAAGAGATAGGAATCAACAGCATCTATCTAAAAAGGAAAGGGATTCATGGGGAATATATTCTGCTACAGAACATGGAAGCTTCTGGTGCAGAACAGGAACTAAATAAAATAAGAAAAAGACTAGGTGGGGAAGGAATCAAAGTTTATGGGATTGGTAGAACAGAGGACTTAAGTATGGGATTGGGGGTTTATTATGAATCAGGAGCTTAG
- the pth gene encoding aminoacyl-tRNA hydrolase, producing the protein MHIIVGLGNPGKKYDATRHNIGFEAIDMLAKRNNIEVKKLKHKALCGEGTIGGNKVLLVKPQTFMNLSGQSLLDIVQFYKVDPKNIVVLYDDIDIPVGTLRIREKGSSGTHNGMKSIIYLLQTDQFPRIRIGVGKPQFGDLADYVLGRFPKEEIPTMLETLERASQAVETLVKDGIAVSMNRYNG; encoded by the coding sequence ATGCATATAATTGTTGGACTAGGAAATCCAGGAAAAAAATACGACGCCACAAGGCATAACATCGGCTTCGAAGCCATCGATATGCTGGCGAAAAGAAACAACATTGAAGTAAAGAAGCTAAAGCATAAGGCACTATGTGGTGAAGGCACCATCGGAGGAAATAAAGTGCTTTTAGTAAAGCCTCAGACCTTTATGAACCTCAGCGGTCAAAGTCTTTTAGATATTGTGCAGTTCTATAAAGTAGACCCGAAAAATATCGTCGTACTCTACGATGATATTGATATTCCGGTGGGCACCCTTCGGATCAGAGAAAAAGGAAGCTCTGGTACCCATAACGGAATGAAATCCATCATTTATCTGCTGCAAACCGACCAATTCCCTAGAATCAGAATCGGTGTTGGAAAGCCCCAATTTGGAGACCTAGCAGACTATGTTCTGGGAAGATTCCCAAAGGAAGAGATTCCAACAATGCTAGAGACCTTGGAAAGAGCTTCCCAAGCAGTAGAAACTTTAGTGAAGGATGGCATCGCTGTATCCATGAATCGATATAACGGGTAA
- the spoVG gene encoding septation regulator SpoVG, with the protein MQVTDVRIRRVTAEGKMKAIVSVTFDDEFVVHDIKIIEGQNGLFIAMPSRKMGEGDFRDIAHPINSSTRTKLQDAIFAEYEKMSDMEEEAANE; encoded by the coding sequence ATGCAAGTTACAGATGTGAGAATTCGAAGGGTAACAGCAGAAGGAAAGATGAAGGCCATTGTATCCGTAACTTTTGATGATGAGTTTGTAGTTCATGATATTAAGATCATCGAAGGACAAAATGGATTGTTCATCGCAATGCCAAGCAGAAAAATGGGTGAAGGTGACTTTAGGGACATTGCGCATCCAATAAATTCAAGTACTAGAACGAAGCTTCAGGATGCTATTTTTGCAGAGTATGAAAAAATGAGTGATATGGAAGAAGAAGCTGCGAACGAATAA
- a CDS encoding transglutaminase TgpA family protein: MNQELRMKLHRTYDMIYLLLPCTLTYLFGTVLEVGISNGNQFLYTLLIALGVKILTVFPIIFAIALLLFVFGSLINSYYFNSFKENIEKIGAFISNVMDHVNGREEILKENRIILWMILALLFCILTYLFIFKIKKSFFLMGLYYPFFIYYWYIYIDEAYKMMVIFTFLWILFFSLKGYDREKLKLRYQPWLKTAMTYSLLAILAGSILPSEGRLLYWPWLEDKVYEHVPALYSLRIDETNVRSEVGDGDLFSLKQTGFHPDGGRLGGPVKQNNHVVMEVKAPYSTYLRGRVTETYENNRWETGSWNKNRAWMSKHIPKEIERDTVEMVITYSNLSSKTLFATYLPLSIQELDGKTIFADENNQLTVPSSIQKGKSYRVTSILPDTRFGIEVERNLEMAYYLQLPESIPDRVYRLSKSITVGKSTAYEKVLAISDFLWKNYKYSLDVSYVPEDKDFVDYFLFEEKKGYCTYFATAAAVLSRMEGVPTRYIEGYRMPSDARNGVYTVRQKNAHAWIEVYIAGRGWITVDPTPPLWINYSENDNTSEAVEENSFSDEVEQALVGSAPQDEENLLPDTVDGNELEKREDKTLQDRGIFKWTKTSFLVLLFFATALWFLFKFCMSHRRRQKHAQLMEGLSPNKSSVYLYHDILTILEKLGFGRMKDETPYEYAERIAYKIYDQEMDFRQLTEIYLRAKYSQETITMAENDLFKRYFVYVENKLKVQLGKWKYIHHKYFS; encoded by the coding sequence ATGAATCAGGAGCTTAGAATGAAACTTCATCGGACCTACGATATGATCTACCTGCTCCTGCCCTGTACCCTAACCTACTTATTTGGCACAGTACTGGAAGTAGGTATATCCAATGGAAATCAATTCCTATACACCTTACTCATCGCTTTGGGTGTTAAAATCCTTACCGTATTTCCTATAATTTTTGCCATCGCTCTACTTTTATTTGTGTTTGGATCGCTCATTAATTCGTATTACTTCAATAGCTTTAAAGAGAATATTGAAAAAATAGGAGCATTCATTAGCAATGTTATGGATCATGTCAATGGTAGGGAAGAAATACTGAAGGAAAATCGGATCATCCTATGGATGATTCTTGCTCTACTTTTTTGTATCCTCACCTATCTTTTCATATTTAAAATAAAAAAATCATTTTTTCTAATGGGACTATATTATCCTTTTTTTATCTATTACTGGTATATCTATATCGATGAAGCCTACAAAATGATGGTGATCTTTACCTTCCTATGGATTCTCTTTTTTTCCCTAAAGGGATACGACAGAGAAAAATTGAAGCTAAGGTATCAACCTTGGTTAAAAACAGCCATGACCTATAGCCTCCTTGCCATTTTGGCAGGCAGCATTCTGCCATCGGAGGGTCGATTGCTCTATTGGCCGTGGCTAGAAGATAAGGTCTACGAACATGTTCCTGCACTGTATAGCCTTCGAATAGATGAAACCAACGTAAGGAGCGAAGTGGGGGATGGTGATCTGTTTAGCCTGAAGCAAACGGGATTCCATCCAGATGGAGGTCGACTGGGTGGACCGGTAAAGCAAAACAACCATGTGGTAATGGAGGTGAAAGCCCCTTATTCCACCTACTTAAGGGGACGTGTTACAGAAACATATGAAAACAATCGATGGGAAACGGGTTCGTGGAACAAAAATAGAGCTTGGATGAGCAAACATATTCCCAAAGAAATAGAGCGAGATACTGTGGAAATGGTCATTACCTATAGCAATCTTTCCTCTAAAACCTTATTCGCTACTTATTTACCTCTATCCATTCAGGAATTAGATGGGAAAACGATTTTTGCAGATGAGAACAACCAACTAACGGTACCGTCGTCCATTCAGAAAGGAAAAAGCTACCGAGTAACATCCATATTGCCAGACACGAGATTCGGTATTGAAGTGGAACGGAACTTGGAGATGGCTTATTATCTTCAGCTTCCAGAATCCATACCCGACAGAGTCTATCGCTTATCAAAATCCATTACGGTAGGGAAATCCACAGCCTACGAAAAGGTTCTCGCCATATCAGATTTTCTTTGGAAGAACTACAAATATTCTCTGGATGTAAGCTATGTGCCAGAAGATAAGGATTTTGTAGATTATTTTCTCTTTGAAGAAAAGAAGGGATACTGCACCTATTTTGCTACGGCAGCAGCCGTGCTATCCAGAATGGAAGGCGTGCCAACCAGATATATAGAGGGCTATCGAATGCCTTCCGATGCTAGAAACGGGGTCTATACGGTGCGTCAAAAAAATGCCCATGCCTGGATTGAGGTTTACATTGCTGGCAGAGGGTGGATCACTGTAGATCCAACGCCACCACTGTGGATAAACTACTCTGAAAATGACAATACTTCAGAAGCTGTAGAGGAAAACTCTTTTTCCGATGAAGTGGAACAAGCTCTTGTGGGGTCCGCCCCACAGGATGAAGAAAATTTACTTCCCGACACAGTGGATGGCAATGAATTAGAGAAAAGGGAAGACAAGACGCTGCAAGATCGTGGCATTTTCAAATGGACCAAGACTTCCTTCCTAGTGCTTCTATTTTTTGCTACGGCTCTTTGGTTCCTTTTCAAATTTTGTATGTCCCATAGGCGCCGACAGAAACATGCACAGCTCATGGAAGGCTTGTCGCCAAACAAAAGCAGCGTTTATCTCTATCATGATATCCTAACCATCTTAGAAAAGCTTGGATTCGGTAGAATGAAAGATGAAACACCCTATGAATACGCAGAGCGGATTGCATATAAAATATACGACCAAGAAATGGACTTTAGACAGCTGACAGAAATCTACTTAAGAGCAAAATACAGCCAGGAAACTATTACGATGGCAGAGAACGACTTATTTAAGCGCTATTTTGTATATGTAGAAAATAAGCTGAAGGTACAGCTGGGCAAATGGAAATATATACATCATAAATACTTTTCATAA